The following are encoded in a window of Mannheimia varigena genomic DNA:
- the hldE gene encoding bifunctional D-glycero-beta-D-manno-heptose-7-phosphate kinase/D-glycero-beta-D-manno-heptose 1-phosphate adenylyltransferase HldE — translation MMMQYSPKFNNAKVLVLGDVMLDRYWFGATNRISPEAPVPVVKVQDIEERAGGAANVAMNIASLGVPVALHGLIGQDDAGRALDTLLNSHNIQNHCVAIDSHPTITKLRILSRHQQLLRLDFEEGFQNVDSTALLAKLSQEITAYGALILSDYGKGTLESVQQMIQIARKANVPVLIDPKGTDFERYRGATLLTPNMSEFEAVVGHCKDDDEIVAKGLKMIADFELSALLVTRSEKGMTLLRPNQEPYHLPTQAKEVYDVTGAGDTVISVLATAIADGRSYEEACYLANAAAGVVVGKLGTSTVSSIELENAIHQRATTGFGMVSEDELKAIVLEAKKRGEKIVMTNGCFDILHPGHVSYLENARKLGDRLIVAVNTDNSVKRLKGESRPINDLDARMAVLAGLASVDWVVPFDEDTPQRLIGEILPDLLVKGGDYKPEDIAGSQEVWANGGDVRVLNFENGCSTTNVIKKIQSL, via the coding sequence ATGATGATGCAATACTCTCCAAAATTTAATAATGCTAAAGTATTAGTACTAGGCGATGTAATGTTAGACCGTTATTGGTTTGGTGCAACAAATCGTATTTCGCCGGAAGCCCCTGTGCCAGTGGTGAAAGTTCAAGATATTGAAGAGCGTGCAGGTGGTGCTGCAAACGTAGCAATGAATATTGCGAGCCTTGGTGTGCCAGTTGCCCTTCACGGTTTAATTGGTCAAGATGATGCCGGACGTGCTTTAGATACGTTACTTAATTCACATAATATCCAAAATCATTGTGTGGCAATTGATTCACATCCAACTATTACGAAATTGCGGATTTTATCTCGTCATCAGCAATTATTACGTTTAGATTTTGAGGAAGGTTTTCAAAATGTTGATTCAACTGCCCTACTTGCAAAACTTTCGCAAGAAATTACCGCTTACGGAGCGTTAATCTTATCGGATTACGGTAAGGGCACGCTTGAATCAGTGCAGCAGATGATCCAGATTGCACGCAAGGCTAATGTACCTGTGTTAATTGATCCGAAAGGAACAGATTTCGAGCGTTATCGTGGTGCAACCTTACTTACCCCAAATATGTCGGAGTTTGAAGCCGTGGTTGGGCATTGTAAAGATGACGATGAAATCGTGGCGAAAGGCTTAAAAATGATTGCCGATTTTGAGCTTTCTGCATTGCTTGTGACTCGTTCTGAAAAAGGAATGACGTTGCTTCGCCCAAATCAGGAGCCCTACCATTTACCCACTCAAGCGAAAGAAGTTTATGATGTGACTGGGGCTGGTGATACTGTTATTAGCGTACTGGCAACCGCCATCGCAGACGGTCGTTCTTACGAAGAGGCGTGCTACTTGGCAAATGCAGCCGCAGGTGTGGTGGTCGGCAAATTGGGGACATCAACTGTTAGTTCTATTGAACTTGAAAATGCGATTCATCAACGTGCGACAACAGGTTTTGGCATGGTGTCTGAAGATGAGCTGAAAGCGATTGTGCTTGAAGCAAAAAAACGTGGTGAGAAAATCGTGATGACCAACGGCTGCTTTGATATTCTCCACCCAGGGCACGTTTCCTATTTAGAAAATGCTCGTAAATTAGGTGATCGTTTAATTGTAGCGGTTAATACAGATAACTCAGTTAAACGCTTAAAAGGTGAATCTCGCCCAATTAATGATTTAGATGCACGAATGGCAGTGCTTGCAGGCTTGGCTTCGGTCGATTGGGTTGTGCCGTTTGATGAAGACACGCCACAACGTTTAATCGGTGAGATTCTGCCTGATTTGTTGGTAAAAGGGGGCGACTACAAGCCTGAAGACATTGCTGGTAGCCAAGAAGTATGGGCAAACGGTGGCGATGTGCGAGTATTAAACTTTGAAAATGGTTGCTCTACAACTAATGTGATTAAAAAAATTCAATCATTATAA
- the der gene encoding ribosome biogenesis GTPase Der, which translates to MTPVVALVGRPNVGKSTLFNRLTRTRDALVADFPGLTRDRKYGHANIGGYDFIVIDTSGIDGTEEGVEEKMAEQSLLAIEEADVVLFLVDARAGLLPADVGIAQYLRQREKTTVVVANKTDGIDADSHCAEFYQLGLGEVEQIAAAQGRGVTQLIEQVLAPLGEQLNADQAVENDENSANEEDDEWETDFDFDNEEDTALLDEALEEESEESIEDKNIKIAIVGRPNVGKSTLTNRILGEERVVVYDMPGTTRDSIYIPMERDRQQYTIIDTAGVRKRGKVNLAVEKFSVIKTLQAIQDANVVLLTIDAREGISDQDLSLLGFILNAGRSLVIVVNKWDGLSHDIKEQVKSELDRRLDFIDFARVHFISALHGSGVGNLFDSVKEAYACATQKTSTSMLTRILRMAADEHQPPLVNGRRVKLKYAHPGGYNPPIIVIHGNQVEKLADSYKRYLSNYFRKSLKIIGSPIRILFQEGNNPFAGKKNKLTPNQLRKRKRLMKFIKKSKK; encoded by the coding sequence ATGACTCCTGTTGTTGCCCTAGTTGGCAGACCAAACGTTGGAAAATCCACGTTATTTAACCGCTTAACCCGCACCCGTGATGCGTTAGTGGCGGACTTTCCCGGATTAACTCGTGACCGCAAATACGGGCATGCAAATATTGGTGGCTATGATTTCATCGTAATCGACACCAGCGGTATTGACGGCACAGAAGAAGGTGTGGAAGAAAAAATGGCGGAGCAATCGCTCCTTGCGATTGAAGAAGCCGATGTCGTGCTTTTCTTAGTTGATGCTCGTGCCGGCTTATTGCCTGCGGACGTTGGCATCGCGCAATATTTACGCCAGCGTGAAAAAACGACTGTCGTGGTAGCGAACAAAACAGACGGCATTGATGCTGACTCTCACTGTGCGGAATTTTATCAGCTTGGCTTAGGCGAAGTGGAACAGATTGCTGCAGCTCAAGGGCGTGGCGTTACGCAGCTTATTGAGCAGGTTTTAGCACCACTTGGCGAGCAGTTAAATGCGGATCAAGCGGTCGAAAATGATGAAAATTCCGCAAATGAAGAAGATGACGAGTGGGAAACCGACTTCGACTTTGATAACGAAGAAGATACCGCATTATTAGACGAAGCGTTGGAAGAAGAAAGCGAAGAGTCGATTGAAGATAAAAATATCAAAATTGCGATTGTAGGTCGTCCAAACGTTGGCAAATCAACCCTCACCAACCGCATTTTAGGCGAAGAGCGTGTGGTGGTTTACGATATGCCAGGCACAACTCGTGACTCGATTTATATTCCAATGGAGCGTGACAGGCAGCAATATACGATTATCGACACCGCCGGTGTGCGTAAACGTGGCAAAGTGAATTTAGCGGTGGAAAAATTCTCGGTCATCAAAACTTTACAAGCTATTCAAGATGCCAACGTGGTGCTTTTAACGATTGATGCTCGTGAAGGGATTTCCGACCAAGATTTATCGTTGCTTGGCTTTATTTTAAATGCCGGTCGCTCGCTCGTGATTGTGGTGAATAAATGGGACGGTTTATCACACGATATTAAAGAGCAAGTGAAATCAGAATTAGATCGCCGCCTAGATTTTATTGATTTTGCCCGAGTGCATTTTATTTCAGCATTACACGGTTCCGGTGTGGGTAATCTGTTTGATTCGGTGAAAGAAGCCTATGCTTGTGCCACCCAAAAAACCTCAACCTCAATGCTGACTCGTATTTTGCGTATGGCGGCAGATGAACACCAACCTCCATTGGTAAACGGTCGCCGAGTGAAATTAAAATATGCTCACCCGGGTGGTTATAATCCGCCGATTATTGTAATTCACGGCAATCAGGTAGAAAAATTAGCGGATTCTTACAAACGCTATTTAAGCAATTACTTCCGTAAGAGTTTGAAAATTATCGGCTCGCCAATTCGTATTTTGTTCCAAGAAGGAAATAACCCATTTGCGGGCAAGAAAAATAAACTGACACCAAACCAACTGCGTAAACGTAAACGTTTGATGAAGTTTATTAAGAAAAGTAAGAAATAA
- the ispC gene encoding 1-deoxy-D-xylulose-5-phosphate reductoisomerase — protein MKKLVILGSTGSIGKSTLSVVEHNKEQYEIFALVGGKNEALMIEQCQQYKPTFAAMDDEKAAQELKIALANLGIKTEVLAGQKAICNLCAHADVDMVMAAIVGAAGLLPTLSAVKAGKRVLLANKESLVTCGQIFIDEARKSGAALLPVDSEHNAIFQSLPPEAQEKVGFCPLAELGVSKIILTGSGGPFRTKPLNEFDAITPAQAVAHPNWSMGKKISVDSATMMNKGLEYIEARWLFNATADEMEIIIHPQSIIHSMVRYIDGSVIAQMGNPDMCTPIAHTMAYPNRINAGVPPLDFFKLKELTFIEPDFARYPNLKLAIEAFAEGQYATTAMNAANEVAVEAFLNGQIRFTDIVNVNRTVVENIAPIQVKEIADVLHIDKLARELAKQAVIQL, from the coding sequence ATGAAAAAATTAGTGATTTTAGGTTCAACAGGTTCAATCGGTAAAAGCACATTATCGGTAGTTGAGCATAATAAAGAACAGTACGAAATTTTTGCCTTAGTAGGCGGAAAAAATGAGGCATTAATGATTGAACAATGCCAACAATACAAGCCAACTTTTGCGGCAATGGACGATGAAAAAGCAGCTCAAGAACTGAAAATAGCATTAGCAAATTTAGGCATAAAAACCGAAGTATTAGCAGGACAGAAAGCGATTTGTAATCTTTGTGCTCACGCTGATGTGGATATGGTAATGGCAGCAATTGTGGGGGCGGCAGGCTTATTACCAACGCTTTCTGCGGTGAAAGCAGGCAAGAGAGTGCTACTGGCGAACAAAGAATCTCTTGTTACTTGCGGACAGATTTTTATTGACGAAGCCCGCAAATCCGGAGCGGCACTTTTGCCGGTGGATAGCGAACATAATGCGATTTTTCAATCGCTACCGCCTGAAGCTCAAGAGAAAGTGGGCTTTTGCCCGCTTGCAGAGTTAGGCGTAAGCAAAATTATTTTAACAGGGTCAGGCGGTCCGTTCCGTACTAAGCCATTAAATGAATTTGATGCGATTACACCTGCTCAAGCTGTTGCTCACCCAAATTGGTCGATGGGTAAAAAGATCTCGGTCGATTCTGCCACAATGATGAATAAAGGTTTGGAGTACATTGAAGCTCGTTGGTTGTTTAATGCAACGGCAGACGAGATGGAAATTATTATTCACCCACAATCCATTATTCACTCGATGGTGCGATATATTGACGGCTCGGTAATCGCCCAAATGGGCAATCCGGATATGTGTACCCCGATTGCTCACACAATGGCTTACCCGAACCGCATTAATGCCGGCGTGCCACCGCTCGATTTCTTTAAGCTCAAAGAGCTGACTTTTATTGAGCCTGATTTTGCTCGTTATCCGAACTTAAAATTAGCGATTGAGGCTTTTGCCGAAGGGCAATATGCAACTACAGCGATGAATGCGGCAAATGAAGTTGCCGTTGAGGCATTTTTAAATGGGCAAATCCGTTTTACCGATATTGTAAATGTAAATCGAACAGTGGTGGAAAATATTGCGCCAATTCAAGTGAAAGAAATTGCTGATGTATTACATATTGATAAGCTTGCCAGAGAATTAGCAAAACAAGCAGTTATTCAACTCTAA
- a CDS encoding FAD-binding protein, translated as MIKITQTIETDLLIVGSGIAGLSATVEAHSKGINALLISKSTIGSGASYFPLKATLGIQVTGNENDHALFHKDIEHIGKGKTNPHVVQAYIEDSPQAIELLNRIGFEPWKRNDNRPACFAKYARPIYLIKDWRTAALRAKAILEQQQIPHYENATLLHIVVENNQVQGAVFSLNTSGEISYIFCKTQHIILASGGIAGLYKDNLYPADVIGSLHSVAERAGATLVNLAFIQFIPAFVEPKYKVLFGEHTLKYVTEITDANGNNLFPHLSKTEFAKMMRERSHYAPFSLDFECVEFDLVMMKHLLENPSEKGIFLKYSQALYEDKEEFYTVYLNWLKNEVGINLVKDRIAIKPFAHSCNGGIQINEWGESAVKGLFAIGEISHCIEGANRMGGNSVGGGLVFTKRAVAEITRSLQAPDLQKNSEISPLAAAEKALNQLKNPNADLTLTASQLLSIIREKMALYANVYRTKANLTSLLRDLEKLEQQFDPIYHAEFQGIEVYNALKTAQLVVKNMLNEKSLGAHYLDDKN; from the coding sequence ATGATTAAAATCACCCAAACAATAGAAACTGATTTATTAATTGTCGGCTCCGGCATTGCCGGGCTTTCTGCGACTGTTGAAGCCCACAGCAAAGGCATTAATGCCCTCTTAATCAGCAAATCTACCATTGGCTCAGGGGCGAGCTATTTTCCGTTGAAAGCAACCCTTGGTATACAAGTCACTGGCAATGAAAACGATCACGCCCTTTTTCATAAAGATATTGAACATATCGGCAAAGGCAAAACCAACCCACACGTTGTGCAAGCCTATATCGAAGATTCTCCGCAAGCGATTGAGTTACTCAACCGTATCGGCTTTGAGCCTTGGAAACGTAACGACAACCGCCCGGCTTGCTTTGCGAAATACGCTCGCCCGATTTATCTGATTAAAGATTGGCGAACCGCAGCCCTTCGAGCCAAAGCGATTTTGGAGCAACAACAAATCCCCCATTATGAAAACGCCACGCTGCTGCACATCGTGGTGGAGAATAACCAAGTGCAAGGGGCGGTGTTTTCGCTCAATACAAGCGGTGAAATTTCTTATATTTTTTGCAAAACACAACATATTATTTTAGCCAGCGGCGGCATTGCCGGACTGTATAAAGACAACCTCTACCCTGCCGATGTGATCGGCTCGCTCCATTCCGTTGCCGAACGAGCCGGAGCAACGCTGGTCAATTTGGCGTTTATTCAGTTTATCCCTGCCTTCGTTGAGCCGAAATATAAGGTGCTGTTTGGTGAACACACACTGAAATATGTGACCGAAATCACTGACGCCAACGGCAATAATCTGTTTCCCCATTTGAGCAAAACAGAATTTGCCAAAATGATGCGGGAACGCAGCCATTACGCCCCTTTCAGCTTGGATTTCGAGTGCGTGGAATTTGATTTGGTGATGATGAAACATCTGCTGGAAAACCCGAGCGAAAAAGGGATTTTCCTGAAATATAGCCAGGCACTTTATGAAGATAAAGAAGAGTTTTACACCGTCTACCTAAATTGGCTGAAAAATGAAGTGGGGATTAATTTAGTCAAAGATAGAATTGCGATTAAGCCTTTTGCCCATAGCTGCAACGGCGGTATTCAGATTAATGAGTGGGGAGAAAGTGCGGTGAAAGGCTTGTTTGCGATTGGCGAAATTTCCCACTGTATTGAGGGGGCGAACCGAATGGGCGGCAATTCAGTCGGCGGCGGTTTGGTGTTTACCAAACGTGCGGTAGCGGAAATTACACGCTCGCTACAAGCACCCGATTTGCAAAAAAACAGCGAAATTTCACCGCTTGCAGCGGCTGAAAAGGCATTAAATCAGCTTAAAAATCCGAATGCTGATCTCACTCTCACCGCAAGCCAACTGCTTTCCATCATTCGGGAAAAAATGGCGTTGTATGCCAATGTATATCGCACCAAAGCGAATCTGACCTCGCTCTTAAGAGACTTGGAGAAGTTAGAACAGCAGTTCGACCCGATTTATCACGCTGAATTTCAAGGCATTGAGGTTTACAACGCCTTAAAAACCGCTCAGTTAGTAGTAAAAAATATGCTCAATGAGAAGAGTTTAGGGGCGCACTACTTAGATGATAAAAATTAG
- the nhaC gene encoding Na+/H+ antiporter NhaC, producing the protein MNNYLLKLKPMTAVILSLLTVFILGFTMIGLGWVPQISILAVIVILLLFGLVNKIPFKNMQEGMANGLMSGIGAVYLFFFIGLLVSALMMSGAIPTLMYYGLSVISPELFYISAFALSSVVGIALGSSLTTTATIGVAFIGMASAFGANPAIVAGAVVSGAFFGDKTSPLSDTTTIAASVVGIDMFAHIRNMLYTTIPAWILTALILWFLTEPADAQNLANIESLKTNLQETGLIHGYSLLPFVTLILMAIKRVNSIYIIVTTVMLSLIITYTHSSPTLEQLGNYFFTGYKPVEGVDLGEVASLVSRGGINSMFFTITIVLLALSLGGLLQILGILPALLKGISGFLTNTGRVTLVVASTAVGINVLIGEQYLSLLLSGNTFRSTYERLGLELKNLSRTIEDAGTVINPLVPWSVCGVFISSVLNVPVLDYLPYAFFCYICLILTLIFGFTGVTISKKAN; encoded by the coding sequence ATGAATAACTACCTACTTAAATTAAAACCGATGACAGCGGTTATACTTTCGCTTTTAACGGTTTTTATCTTGGGTTTTACCATGATTGGGCTTGGCTGGGTGCCGCAAATTTCGATTTTAGCAGTCATTGTCATTCTGCTACTTTTCGGATTAGTCAATAAAATTCCATTTAAAAATATGCAAGAAGGTATGGCAAATGGTCTAATGTCAGGTATTGGTGCAGTTTATTTGTTCTTTTTTATCGGATTATTAGTTTCCGCATTGATGATGTCTGGTGCGATCCCTACTTTAATGTATTATGGTTTAAGTGTGATTTCACCTGAATTATTTTACATCTCTGCTTTTGCCTTAAGTTCTGTGGTAGGTATCGCCTTAGGCAGTAGTTTAACTACGACTGCAACTATCGGCGTTGCCTTTATTGGCATGGCTTCAGCATTTGGGGCAAACCCTGCAATTGTAGCGGGTGCCGTTGTATCAGGGGCATTCTTTGGCGACAAAACGTCTCCACTTTCAGACACAACAACTATTGCTGCTTCTGTTGTAGGGATTGATATGTTCGCCCATATCCGCAATATGCTTTATACTACTATTCCAGCCTGGATTTTAACAGCTCTTATCCTTTGGTTTTTAACCGAACCTGCTGATGCACAAAATTTAGCAAATATTGAGAGTTTAAAAACTAACTTACAAGAAACAGGATTAATACACGGCTACTCTTTGTTACCTTTTGTTACCTTAATTTTAATGGCAATTAAGCGTGTTAATTCCATTTATATTATTGTTACTACGGTAATGCTCTCTCTGATTATTACCTATACTCATAGTTCGCCAACACTTGAACAACTAGGCAATTATTTCTTTACTGGCTATAAACCCGTTGAAGGTGTAGATTTAGGCGAAGTAGCATCATTAGTTTCTCGTGGAGGAATTAATAGTATGTTCTTTACCATTACTATTGTGCTATTAGCCTTAAGTTTAGGCGGTTTATTGCAAATTCTAGGTATTTTACCTGCCCTGCTAAAAGGTATTAGTGGCTTTTTAACCAACACGGGGCGTGTTACTTTAGTGGTTGCCAGTACCGCAGTTGGAATTAATGTATTAATAGGCGAGCAATATTTAAGTTTATTATTATCAGGAAATACCTTCCGTTCAACTTACGAGCGCTTAGGTTTAGAGCTTAAAAATTTATCTCGCACTATTGAAGATGCAGGTACGGTAATCAACCCATTAGTGCCTTGGAGTGTGTGTGGTGTGTTTATCAGTAGCGTACTCAATGTACCAGTGTTAGACTATTTACCTTATGCGTTCTTCTGTTATATCTGTTTAATCCTCACCTTAATTTTTGGATTTACAGGGGTAACTATCAGTAAAAAAGCAAACTAA
- the relA gene encoding GTP diphosphokinase has translation MVAIRYSHQLDPNNFELASWCTSLNMSPVTSERIQHAWDYAQETLDADYSLMWYGIEMVEVLHGLNMDDNSLVAALLFPLVKHNIIDLVQLKEDFNNHIKNLVKGVLEMENIRQLSAHNVSDLQIDNIRRMLLAMVDDFRCVVIKLAERIAYLRDGSHHTEEDTVLAAKECSHVYAPLANRLGIGQLKWELEDYCFRILHPVSYTQIAKFDLGERRVDREHYIANFVADLTACLAGEIDNVQVYGRPKHIYSIWKKMQKKRLKFNQLFDVRAVRVIVPTLEDCYTALGIIHTKYTHLPEHFDDYIANPKPNGYQSLHTVVLGEGDKTIEVQIRTQQMHDDAELGVAAHWKYKEGATAGRSGYEEKIVWLRKLLEWQNDLADSSDMVAEMRTQIFDDRVYVFTPRGEVIDLPQKATPLDFAYAIHSEIGHRCIGAKVAGRIVPFTYHLQMGDQVEIITQKEPNPSRDWLNPNAGFVNTSKARSKIIAWFKKLDREKNIPIGKEALEAEMEKFGFTLRQIEEYALPRYNLKQFDDLYAGIGGGDIRLHQLMHYLQSKLIKPTAEQEDEAVLKQVNKNNNQPKPSKGYVVVEGVGNLMHSIARCCQPIPGDEILGYITQGRGISIHRADCEQLHELLNANPERVVEADWGEGYVSGLSLTIRVIANDRNGLLRDVSAIMANEKVNVLGVSSRTDVKRSLATIDMEIQLNNVAILTKLLARVSQLDDVIEAKRLSS, from the coding sequence ATGGTAGCAATTCGTTATTCCCACCAACTTGATCCAAATAATTTTGAATTAGCAAGCTGGTGTACGAGCCTGAATATGTCTCCTGTAACTAGTGAACGTATTCAACATGCTTGGGATTACGCTCAAGAAACGCTCGATGCCGATTACAGTTTGATGTGGTATGGCATTGAGATGGTTGAGGTGCTACACGGCTTGAATATGGATGATAACAGTCTGGTTGCGGCGCTTTTATTCCCACTTGTGAAACATAACATTATTGATCTTGTTCAATTAAAAGAAGATTTCAATAATCACATCAAAAACCTCGTGAAAGGCGTGCTGGAAATGGAAAATATTCGCCAGCTTTCTGCTCATAATGTGTCTGATTTACAAATCGATAATATCCGCCGTATGTTGCTGGCAATGGTTGATGATTTCCGCTGTGTGGTTATCAAACTTGCCGAACGAATTGCTTATTTGCGTGATGGCAGCCATCACACGGAGGAAGATACGGTATTAGCTGCTAAAGAATGTTCCCACGTTTATGCTCCACTTGCCAACCGCTTAGGCATTGGACAGCTAAAATGGGAATTGGAAGATTATTGCTTCCGTATTTTACATCCCGTTTCTTACACTCAAATTGCGAAGTTTGATTTAGGTGAACGCCGAGTGGATCGTGAACATTATATTGCAAATTTTGTAGCAGATTTGACCGCTTGTTTAGCTGGTGAAATTGATAATGTGCAGGTTTATGGTCGCCCAAAACATATCTACAGCATTTGGAAAAAAATGCAGAAAAAGCGTTTAAAATTCAACCAACTTTTTGATGTGCGAGCAGTGAGAGTGATTGTACCAACTTTAGAAGATTGCTATACCGCATTAGGTATTATCCACACTAAATATACACACTTGCCGGAACATTTTGATGATTATATTGCTAACCCAAAACCTAACGGTTATCAATCATTACATACTGTTGTATTAGGCGAAGGTGATAAAACCATTGAGGTGCAAATCCGTACCCAACAAATGCACGATGATGCAGAGCTTGGTGTGGCAGCGCACTGGAAATACAAAGAAGGAGCAACTGCAGGACGTTCAGGCTACGAAGAAAAAATTGTGTGGTTACGAAAATTACTTGAGTGGCAAAACGATCTTGCTGATTCTAGTGATATGGTGGCAGAAATGCGGACACAAATTTTTGATGACCGCGTTTATGTCTTTACGCCACGAGGCGAAGTGATTGATCTACCACAAAAAGCAACACCGCTGGACTTCGCATACGCCATTCATAGCGAAATCGGTCACCGTTGTATCGGGGCAAAAGTGGCTGGTCGAATTGTGCCATTTACTTATCATTTACAGATGGGAGATCAGGTCGAAATTATCACGCAAAAAGAACCAAATCCAAGCCGAGATTGGCTTAATCCAAATGCAGGGTTCGTTAATACCAGTAAAGCTCGCTCCAAAATTATTGCGTGGTTTAAGAAATTAGATCGTGAAAAGAATATTCCAATTGGCAAAGAAGCCCTTGAAGCTGAAATGGAAAAATTTGGTTTCACACTCAGACAAATCGAAGAGTACGCATTGCCTCGCTATAACTTGAAGCAATTTGATGACCTATACGCCGGCATTGGTGGTGGTGATATCCGTCTGCATCAGTTAATGCACTATTTACAATCAAAGTTAATTAAACCAACGGCTGAACAAGAAGATGAGGCGGTACTAAAACAGGTCAATAAAAACAACAATCAGCCAAAACCAAGCAAAGGTTATGTGGTTGTTGAGGGGGTGGGGAATTTAATGCACTCCATTGCTCGTTGTTGCCAGCCGATCCCGGGCGATGAAATTTTAGGCTATATTACGCAAGGGCGAGGTATTTCTATTCATCGTGCGGATTGTGAGCAATTACACGAATTGTTGAATGCAAATCCGGAACGTGTGGTGGAAGCTGATTGGGGTGAAGGTTATGTTTCAGGCTTGAGTTTGACTATTCGTGTGATTGCAAATGATAGAAATGGTTTATTACGAGATGTGAGTGCGATTATGGCGAATGAAAAAGTAAACGTGTTAGGCGTTTCGAGCCGAACGGATGTGAAACGAAGCCTTGCAACTATTGATATGGAAATTCAGCTCAATAATGTTGCGATTTTAACTAAATTATTAGCTAGAGTATCGCAGTTAGATGATGTGATTGAGGCAAAACGACTTTCAAGTTAA
- the hemA gene encoding glutamyl-tRNA reductase: protein MTILALGINHKTASVSLREKVAFVDSKRELALEQIQANGLAESVVILSTCNRTELYFHQPHISPQETNPENMEWREQCFQWFAQIHQLDENELRECLYFKQNLEAANHLMKVASGLDSLILGEPQILGQVKQAYQFSEEFYQQHQKTMSTKLSRLFQRTFATAKRVRSETEIGSQAVSVAYAACGLARQIFDNFGKLRFLLVGAGETIELVARYLIQHGAENIMVANRTHIRAEMLAEKLNAPMQILSLSALQLGLNQADVVISSTGSPDTLISKEMVQIAQKQRQFDPLLLIDIAVPRDIDEKAGELDGVYAYSVDDLQNIIQRNMAQREEAAKQAAEIVKEESKAFFEWLKQQQSSDLIKRYRQDAEQIRQELLEKALQAISQGQDSEKVLNELSYKLTNQLLHAPTQALQSMAKSGNSLGLQSFSKALKLEE, encoded by the coding sequence ATGACAATTTTAGCCTTAGGAATTAACCATAAAACCGCGTCTGTAAGCTTGCGGGAGAAAGTGGCGTTTGTGGATAGCAAACGTGAACTTGCCCTTGAGCAAATTCAAGCGAACGGTTTGGCTGAAAGCGTGGTCATTCTCTCTACCTGCAACCGTACCGAACTTTATTTCCACCAACCGCACATTTCCCCTCAAGAAACTAACCCTGAGAATATGGAGTGGCGTGAACAATGCTTCCAATGGTTTGCTCAAATTCACCAACTTGATGAAAATGAGCTACGTGAATGTTTATATTTCAAACAAAATTTAGAGGCTGCCAACCATTTAATGAAAGTGGCGAGCGGTTTAGATTCTCTTATTTTGGGCGAGCCACAAATTCTCGGGCAGGTGAAACAGGCATATCAATTTAGCGAAGAGTTTTATCAGCAACATCAAAAAACGATGTCCACTAAGCTCTCACGCTTGTTCCAACGCACCTTTGCTACGGCAAAAAGAGTGCGTTCCGAAACTGAAATTGGTAGCCAAGCAGTTTCTGTTGCCTACGCTGCTTGTGGTTTAGCTCGCCAAATTTTCGATAATTTCGGTAAATTACGCTTCTTGCTTGTTGGTGCGGGCGAAACCATTGAATTAGTAGCTCGTTATTTAATTCAACACGGTGCGGAAAATATTATGGTGGCGAACCGCACCCACATACGGGCGGAAATGCTGGCGGAAAAGCTCAATGCTCCGATGCAAATTCTCTCGCTCAGTGCCTTGCAACTTGGCTTAAACCAAGCGGATGTGGTAATTAGCTCCACCGGTAGCCCAGATACTTTAATCAGCAAAGAGATGGTGCAAATTGCTCAAAAGCAACGCCAGTTCGACCCTCTGTTGTTGATTGATATTGCCGTGCCTCGTGATATTGACGAAAAAGCCGGCGAGCTAGACGGCGTTTATGCTTATAGCGTGGACGATTTACAAAACATCATTCAACGCAATATGGCTCAGCGTGAAGAAGCGGCAAAACAAGCCGCAGAAATCGTGAAAGAAGAGAGCAAGGCTTTCTTTGAATGGCTGAAACAACAACAATCTAGCGATTTAATCAAACGCTACCGCCAAGATGCCGAGCAGATCCGCCAAGAGCTTCTCGAAAAAGCCCTGCAAGCTATCAGCCAAGGGCAAGACAGCGAAAAAGTGCTGAATGAATTAAGCTACAAGCTCACCAACCAGCTTTTACACGCCCCAACCCAAGCGTTGCAATCAATGGCGAAATCGGGCAATTCACTCGGGTTGCAGAGTTTCTCTAAAGCGTTAAAGTTAGAAGAATAA